The segment AAGCCCCGCTTCGGTGTCGGTGAACTGCTGCCACGCCAGCCACAGGCCGTGGAGGCGGGCGATGGCCTCGGGGTGCTCGCTCCACTGGAAGCACCAGGGGCGGCCGGTGGTGATCTCCCGGCCGTAGACCGGCAGCAGCAGCCGCTTCACCCAGTTCTCCAGCGCCGCGAGTTCCTCCTCGTACGCAGCCCCGGCCAGCGCCAGGATGAAGACCGAGGACGGTCCCTCCGGGGCGCCGTCTTCGGCGGCGGGACTGGCCGCCTCGGGGCTCTCCACCTCGTCCTCGGCGTCGTCGCCGGAGAGGCGGGCGATGGTCTCGCCCTGCCGCTGGGCCTCGGTGACGAGCCGGTTCACGGTGGAGACCAGGTCGTTCAGGTCGTGGTCCGCGACACGGACCGGCTCGTCGGGGAGTGGTTCGGACATCGGCAGCCCTCACTTTGCTTGGGTCGGAAGGGTGTTGGGCTGCCGATGGTCCGGATGAATCCCGGTTTGGTTGGGCTGGGAATCCCGGGATAGAGGGGGGCTCACCCTGCCCGGTGCGGGCAGTGGCCCAGGGGCGGGGCGAGGAGTTCGACCGCGCGGGCGGCCTGTTGGGGGACGACGCCGTTGCCGAGTGCGGTCAGCTGCGCGGGACGGCCCAGCCCGGGGGTGTTGGTGACCCAGCCCGGGGGAAGGCCCTGCATCCACTCCACGAACGCCGGACACAGGCGGCCCGCGCCGTCCGTCGGTTCTGGTGCTGGACGGGTGGCGTTCTCCCATCGGGAGATGGCGGCGGCGTAGGGTCCCCACCGCTGTCCGTCCCGGCGAACAGCGGCAGGACCACCGCCGACAGCGGCGGCCGGAACCCCCGGCCGGCCCGGCGGCCCGGAGTGCCCGTGTCCGTGGCCCTGGGGGTGGGCAGCAGCCGGGCCGCCGCCGAGGGCAGCGTCAGATCGCCGTTGCCGTGCCGCTGGTTCGGCGACCCCTTGATCCCGTCCGACGCCTTCGGAGTCGGCAGGAGCCACTCCACCTCGTCCGCGAGATTCGGCCCGTGCCCACCTTGCTTCCGCTTCGCCGGGTGCTGGCTCCCGC is part of the Streptomyces qinzhouensis genome and harbors:
- a CDS encoding DUF4913 domain-containing protein yields the protein MSEPLPDEPVRVADHDLNDLVSTVNRLVTEAQRQGETIARLSGDDAEDEVESPEAASPAAEDGAPEGPSSVFILALAGAAYEEELAALENWVKRLLLPVYGREITTGRPWCFQWSEHPEAIARLHGLWLAWQQFTDTEAGLAGPSTWHRDHLDPTWLQLRAPDGPFGACTTSPARPSHRLLAAPGAGAEGI